From Anopheles funestus chromosome 3RL, idAnoFuneDA-416_04, whole genome shotgun sequence, a single genomic window includes:
- the LOC125767569 gene encoding RING finger protein nhl-1 isoform X1: MEQFEQLLTCCVCLDRYRNPKLLPCQHSFCMEPCMDGLIDYVKRQVKCPECRAEHRIPYQGVQGFPTNVTLQRFLELHIEITGELPDPTSGQVMERCNVCSEKAYCALCVHCDKKICADCKGAHMDILRREISRINNQIRRGLHRLKEVLAVVEKNASNLQNNCTSVSEEIDEIYRRLQKALKDRTDHLRNDMDKYMSTELKNVVSLKENLELEIANIQSNADLAEKYMNDSVEWDDCELMDTKEIFLRTVDFIRNFDCETMDYSRKVRFIMNIDPNKLINEVSSYGDLNLPNHGGAATSQSQGMLQPPPGPGLMRSKSDHRLAAQFRQQQEAQPWNADEEPLLGGRKFGERPPKPVAQERDRYGGESRYGRGTTDYDYDDDTSSSRTGKGRFRSRFARSHQLDNDSDNESKTNTKSAAELEKERNKVTSTEDCAKGPLSGIFRLMDSPRVMKRLQDQEKGKKEKKASPAATPTLTKPSPLGVKPKTGPPTATARQLSEDDEIAKIKRQNKGASGSSTTTQTTGVTTPAAPEPERPTADRVSALKAGRTATPTSAGSDDSDSPTSPARRSSPHVEADSDQDDSESNRRNSRQSSTGNKTVAASTASKKPVARSASSESNSSSESSSASPVPPSTRTEPEVKPKTILKNANENAQRNGTASPTNTETAKKPFQSRFLPQTQAAPEKKEESESSSEEETSSEEESEEEEEEEEEKPAATPATTTAARSSPVTTSSTVSSRAHDTHTPSSPLFGRVSRQDSSDNSRKSSRDELRTSSGYSSPTSYRSQNHYERDESPKYGSSGSSALRSRTTSHAAEPEDNKYGSGSGYTSRFLNKSKSTAVVAPEDEATDDSDSRYGAGGRSRFTALQDRRNRLARSRSSHNFGNDDEEDEPVSPTTTSPSAYLASRYGASSSLASQPADLSRSRSTHALKSREPSPERNSTAAGGDKDGAALSSWARYLKNKYGNRTTKDGKDTPSSSSLSSSGVGSSSLSSPSSSSTSSASASAAARRLSLGLPLRQTDLLSSDDDSKNGVGSPTSPTAAAAVAGIPGAAGMSPRTQYLQKRRQLFQIGGRGSEPGSFTWPRGIAVGPDNSIVVADSSNHRVQVFDSNGIFVKEFGQYGNGDGEFDCLAGVAVNRIGQFIIADRYNHRIQVLDPAGRFLRSFGSQGTTDGKFNYPWGITTDALGFIYVCDKENHRIQVFQSDGSFIGKFGTCGKEKGQLEHPHYIAVSNTNRVIVSDSNNHRVQIFDVNGRVLTTFGGEGSEEGQFKFPRGVAVDDQGYICVADSGNNRIQIFHPDGSFLRAFGSWGSGDAEFKGLEGVAIMSNGNILVCDRENHRVQVF; the protein is encoded by the exons ATGGAGCAATTTGAGCAACTACTCACGTGTTGCGTGTGTCTCGATCGATACCGCAACCCGAAGCTGCTACCATGCCAGCATTCGTTCTGCATGGAACCGTGCATGGACGGTCTGATCGACTACGTCAAGCGACAG GTCAAGTGTCCAGAATGCCGTGCCGAGCACCGGATACCGTACCAGGGTGTACAGGGGTTCCCGACCAACGTCACCCTGCAGCGGTTTCTCGAGCTGCACATCGAAATTACTGGCGAATTGCCAGATCCTACGTCCG GTCAGGTGATGGAACGGTGCAACGTATGCTCGGAGAAGGCATACTGTGCGCTGTGCGTGCACTGCGACAAGAAGATCTGTGCGGACTGTAAAGGTGCCCACATGGATATATTGCGGCGTGAGATCAGTCGCATCAACAACCAGATCCGGCGTGGGCTACATCGTCTGAAGGAAGTGTTGGCGGTGGTCGAAAAAAATGCCTCCAATCTGCAGAACAACTGCACGAGCGTATCGGAGGAAATTGATGAAATCTATCGTCGGTTGCAGAAAGCGCTCAAGGACCGTACCGACCATTTGCGGAACGACATGGACAAGTACATGTCGACGGAGCTGAAGAATGTGGTTTCGCTCAAGGAAAACCTCGAGCTGGAGATCGCAAACATTCAGAGCAACGCGGACCTGGCGGAAAAGTACATGAACGATTCGGTCGAATGGGACGACTGTGAGTTGATGGACACGAAGGAAATCTTCCTGCGGACGGTTGACTTTATCCGCAACTTTGACTGCGAAACGATGGACTACAGTCGGAAGGTGCGCTTCATCATGAACATCGATCCGAACAAGCTGATCAACGAGGTGTCCTCGTACGGTGATTTGAATCTTCCCAACCATGGTGGTGCGGCCACTAGCCAAAGTCAGGGCATGCTGCAGCCACCGCCCGGTCCGGGTTTGATGCGCTCGAAGAGTGATCACCGGCTGGCCGCTCAGTTCCGCCAGCAGCAGGAAGCACAACCCTGGAATGCGGACGAGGAACCACTGCTCGGTGGACGCAAGTTTGGCGAACGGCCACCCAAACCGGTAGCGCAGGAGCGTGATCGGTACGGTGGTGAATCACGCTACGGACGCGGCACAACCGATTACGATTATGACGATGATACCTCATCGAGTCGTACCGGCAAGGGCCGGTTTCGATCACGCTTTGCCCGTTCACATCAGCTCGACAACGATTCGGACAACGAATCGAAAACGAACACCAAATCGGCAGCTGAGCTGGAAAAGGAACGGAACAAGGTCACCAGTACGGAGGATTGTGCCAAGGGTCCGCTTAGTGGCATCTTCCGCCTGATGGATTCACCGCGCGTCATGAAGCGTCTGCAGGATCAGGAAAAGggcaagaaggaaaagaaagcctCACCGGCTGCGACGCCCACCCTGACCAAACCTTCGCCGTTGGGTGTGAAGCCCAAAACCGGTCCACCGACGGCTACCGCCCGCCAACTGTCCGAGGACGATGAAATTGCGAAGATCAAGCGCCAGAACAAGGGTGCATCCGGGTCGAGCACAACGACACAGACGACGGGCGTTACTACACCAGCGgcaccggaaccggaacgACCGACGGCCGATCGGGTGTCAGCACTGAAGGCGGGACGTACCGCAACACCAACGTCGGCCGGTAGCGATGACAGCGATAGCCCAACGTCACCGGCCCGTCGATCATCGCCCCACGTCGAG GCTGATAGTGATCAAGATGATTCCGAATCGAACCGTCGAAACTCGCGACAATCGTCCACCGGCAACAAAACAGTCGCTGCTTCTACAGCCTCGAAGAAACCGGTGGCCCGTTCGGCAAGCAGTGAATCGAACTCGTCCAGCGAAAGTTCCAGTGCTTCCCCGGTGCCACCGTCCACGCGTACCGAACCGGAAGTGAAACCGAAAACGATCCTCAAGAATGCAAACGAGAACGCCCAGCGCAATGGTACGGCAAGCCCAACAAACACGGAGACGGCCAAAAAACCGTTCCAGAGTCGGTTCTTGCCCCAGACGCAGGCAGCACcggaaaagaaggaagagTCAGAAAGCAGCTCCGAGGAGGAAACATCCTCCGAGGAAGAATccgaagaggaggaagaggaagaggaggagaaGCCAGCGGCAACGCCGGCTACTACTACGGCGGCCCGGTCTTCACCGGTCACCACCTCCTCGACGGTATCGTCCCGGGCGCACGATACGCACACACCGAGCAGTCCACTGTTTGGGCGCGTATCGCGCCAAGACTCGTCCGACAACTCGCGCAAAAGTTCGCGCGATGAGCTACGTACGTCCAGTGGTTATTCGAGCCCGACCAGCTATCGGAGCCAGAATCACTACGAGCGGGACGAAAGCCCCAAGTACGGATCGTCCGGTTCGTCGGCATTGCGCTCACGCACTACTAGCCATGCGGCCGAACCAGAGGACAACAAATATGGCAGCGGTTCCGG ATATACGAGCCGGTTCTTGAACAAGAGCAAAAGCACGGCGGTGGTAGCACCGGAGGACGAAGCGACGGACGACTCGGATAGCCGGTATGGTGCTGGCGGACGTAGTCGGTTTACCGCGTTGCAGGACCGTCGCAATCGGTTGGCACGTAGCCGCTCGTCCCACAACTTTGGCAACGATGATGAGGAGGATGAACCCGTATCACCGACGACCACATCACCGTCGGCCTATTTGGCTTCAAG GTATGGAGCATCGTCCTCGCTTGCCTCTCAACCAGCTGACCTGTCCCGTAGCCGCTCGACACACGCACTGAAGTCGCGGGAACCTTCACCCGAACGGAACAGTACGGCTGCCGGTGGTGATAAGGATGGGGCCGCGCTCAGCTCCTGGGCACGGTATCTCAAGAACAAGTACGGCAATCGGACGACCAAGGACGGGAAGGATACGCCCAGCTCGTCCAGCCTATCGTCATCGGGCGTAGGTTCGTCCTCGCTCTCCTCACCCTCATCCTCGTCTACGTCGAGCGCGTCGGCTTCGGCTGCCGCCCGGCGTCTTAGCCTCGGTTTGCCATTGCGCCAAACCGATCTACTCAGCTCGGATGATGATTCAAAAAACGGGGTAGGCTCCCCTACCTCTCCTACGGCAGCGGCGGCAGTAGCCGGTATACCCGGAGCAGCAGGTATGTCCCCTAGGACGCAATACCTGCAGAAGCGCCGGCAGCTGTTCCAGATAGGAGGTCGGGGGAGCGAACCAGGTTCCTTCACGTGGCCGCGCGGTATTGCCGTCGGCCCGGACAACAGTATCGTCGTGGCGGACTCGTCCAACCATCGCGTCCAGGTGTTCGACTCCAATGGTATCTTTGTCAAGGAGTTCGGCCAGTACGGTAACGGGGATGGCGAGTTTGACTGTTTGGCCGGTGTTGCGGTTAACCGTATCGGTCAGTTCATCATAGCCGATAG ATACAACCATCGGATTCAGGTGCTAGATCCGGCCGGTCGCTTTCTGCGATCGTTCGGCTCACAGGGCACCACCGATGGAAAATTCAACTACCCTTGGGGCATCACTACTGATGCGCTAGGGTTCATCTACGTTTGCGATAAGGAAAATCACAGAATTCAG GTATTCCAATCCGATGGATCATTTATTGGCAAGTTTGGCACCTGCGGCAAGGAAAAGGGTCAGCTCGAACATCCGCACTACATTGCCGTCTCGAACACGAACCGCGTCATCGTATCCGATTCGAACAATCATCGGGTTCAG aTTTTTGACGTCAACGGTCGCGTCCTGACAACGTTCGGTGGCGAAGGCTCGGAGGAAGGTCAATTTAAATTCCCAAG gGGTGTTGCGGTTGACGATCAGGGTTACATCTGTGTGGCCGATTCGGGCAACAACCGCATCCAGATCTTCCATCCGGACGGTAGCTTCCTGCGTGCGTTCGGTTCCTGGGGTTCCGGTGATGCGGAATTCAAGGGACTCGAGGGTGTCGCGATCATGTCGAACGGTAACATACTGGTGTGCGATCGCGAGAACCATCGTGTGCAGGTGTTTTAG
- the LOC125767569 gene encoding RING finger protein nhl-1 isoform X2: MEQFEQLLTCCVCLDRYRNPKLLPCQHSFCMEPCMDGLIDYVKRQVKCPECRAEHRIPYQGVQGFPTNVTLQRFLELHIEITGELPDPTSGQVMERCNVCSEKAYCALCVHCDKKICADCKGAHMDILRREISRINNQIRRGLHRLKEVLAVVEKNASNLQNNCTSVSEEIDEIYRRLQKALKDRTDHLRNDMDKYMSTELKNVVSLKENLELEIANIQSNADLAEKYMNDSVEWDDCELMDTKEIFLRTVDFIRNFDCETMDYSRKVRFIMNIDPNKLINEVSSYGDLNLPNHGGAATSQSQGMLQPPPGPGLMRSKSDHRLAAQFRQQQEAQPWNADEEPLLGGRKFGERPPKPVAQERDRYGGESRYGRGTTDYDYDDDTSSSRTGKGRFRSRFARSHQLDNDSDNESKTNTKSAAELEKERNKVTSTEDCAKGPLSGIFRLMDSPRVMKRLQDQEKGKKEKKASPAATPTLTKPSPLGVKPKTGPPTATARQLSEDDEIAKIKRQNKGASGSSTTTQTTGVTTPAAPEPERPTADRVSALKAGRTATPTSAGSDDSDSPTSPARRSSPHVEDTFHSFRYTSRFLNKSKSTAVVAPEDEATDDSDSRYGAGGRSRFTALQDRRNRLARSRSSHNFGNDDEEDEPVSPTTTSPSAYLASRYGASSSLASQPADLSRSRSTHALKSREPSPERNSTAAGGDKDGAALSSWARYLKNKYGNRTTKDGKDTPSSSSLSSSGVGSSSLSSPSSSSTSSASASAAARRLSLGLPLRQTDLLSSDDDSKNGVGSPTSPTAAAAVAGIPGAAGMSPRTQYLQKRRQLFQIGGRGSEPGSFTWPRGIAVGPDNSIVVADSSNHRVQVFDSNGIFVKEFGQYGNGDGEFDCLAGVAVNRIGQFIIADRYNHRIQVLDPAGRFLRSFGSQGTTDGKFNYPWGITTDALGFIYVCDKENHRIQVFQSDGSFIGKFGTCGKEKGQLEHPHYIAVSNTNRVIVSDSNNHRVQIFDVNGRVLTTFGGEGSEEGQFKFPRGVAVDDQGYICVADSGNNRIQIFHPDGSFLRAFGSWGSGDAEFKGLEGVAIMSNGNILVCDRENHRVQVF; this comes from the exons ATGGAGCAATTTGAGCAACTACTCACGTGTTGCGTGTGTCTCGATCGATACCGCAACCCGAAGCTGCTACCATGCCAGCATTCGTTCTGCATGGAACCGTGCATGGACGGTCTGATCGACTACGTCAAGCGACAG GTCAAGTGTCCAGAATGCCGTGCCGAGCACCGGATACCGTACCAGGGTGTACAGGGGTTCCCGACCAACGTCACCCTGCAGCGGTTTCTCGAGCTGCACATCGAAATTACTGGCGAATTGCCAGATCCTACGTCCG GTCAGGTGATGGAACGGTGCAACGTATGCTCGGAGAAGGCATACTGTGCGCTGTGCGTGCACTGCGACAAGAAGATCTGTGCGGACTGTAAAGGTGCCCACATGGATATATTGCGGCGTGAGATCAGTCGCATCAACAACCAGATCCGGCGTGGGCTACATCGTCTGAAGGAAGTGTTGGCGGTGGTCGAAAAAAATGCCTCCAATCTGCAGAACAACTGCACGAGCGTATCGGAGGAAATTGATGAAATCTATCGTCGGTTGCAGAAAGCGCTCAAGGACCGTACCGACCATTTGCGGAACGACATGGACAAGTACATGTCGACGGAGCTGAAGAATGTGGTTTCGCTCAAGGAAAACCTCGAGCTGGAGATCGCAAACATTCAGAGCAACGCGGACCTGGCGGAAAAGTACATGAACGATTCGGTCGAATGGGACGACTGTGAGTTGATGGACACGAAGGAAATCTTCCTGCGGACGGTTGACTTTATCCGCAACTTTGACTGCGAAACGATGGACTACAGTCGGAAGGTGCGCTTCATCATGAACATCGATCCGAACAAGCTGATCAACGAGGTGTCCTCGTACGGTGATTTGAATCTTCCCAACCATGGTGGTGCGGCCACTAGCCAAAGTCAGGGCATGCTGCAGCCACCGCCCGGTCCGGGTTTGATGCGCTCGAAGAGTGATCACCGGCTGGCCGCTCAGTTCCGCCAGCAGCAGGAAGCACAACCCTGGAATGCGGACGAGGAACCACTGCTCGGTGGACGCAAGTTTGGCGAACGGCCACCCAAACCGGTAGCGCAGGAGCGTGATCGGTACGGTGGTGAATCACGCTACGGACGCGGCACAACCGATTACGATTATGACGATGATACCTCATCGAGTCGTACCGGCAAGGGCCGGTTTCGATCACGCTTTGCCCGTTCACATCAGCTCGACAACGATTCGGACAACGAATCGAAAACGAACACCAAATCGGCAGCTGAGCTGGAAAAGGAACGGAACAAGGTCACCAGTACGGAGGATTGTGCCAAGGGTCCGCTTAGTGGCATCTTCCGCCTGATGGATTCACCGCGCGTCATGAAGCGTCTGCAGGATCAGGAAAAGggcaagaaggaaaagaaagcctCACCGGCTGCGACGCCCACCCTGACCAAACCTTCGCCGTTGGGTGTGAAGCCCAAAACCGGTCCACCGACGGCTACCGCCCGCCAACTGTCCGAGGACGATGAAATTGCGAAGATCAAGCGCCAGAACAAGGGTGCATCCGGGTCGAGCACAACGACACAGACGACGGGCGTTACTACACCAGCGgcaccggaaccggaacgACCGACGGCCGATCGGGTGTCAGCACTGAAGGCGGGACGTACCGCAACACCAACGTCGGCCGGTAGCGATGACAGCGATAGCCCAACGTCACCGGCCCGTCGATCATCGCCCCACGTCGAG GACACGTTCCATTCTTTCAGATATACGAGCCGGTTCTTGAACAAGAGCAAAAGCACGGCGGTGGTAGCACCGGAGGACGAAGCGACGGACGACTCGGATAGCCGGTATGGTGCTGGCGGACGTAGTCGGTTTACCGCGTTGCAGGACCGTCGCAATCGGTTGGCACGTAGCCGCTCGTCCCACAACTTTGGCAACGATGATGAGGAGGATGAACCCGTATCACCGACGACCACATCACCGTCGGCCTATTTGGCTTCAAG GTATGGAGCATCGTCCTCGCTTGCCTCTCAACCAGCTGACCTGTCCCGTAGCCGCTCGACACACGCACTGAAGTCGCGGGAACCTTCACCCGAACGGAACAGTACGGCTGCCGGTGGTGATAAGGATGGGGCCGCGCTCAGCTCCTGGGCACGGTATCTCAAGAACAAGTACGGCAATCGGACGACCAAGGACGGGAAGGATACGCCCAGCTCGTCCAGCCTATCGTCATCGGGCGTAGGTTCGTCCTCGCTCTCCTCACCCTCATCCTCGTCTACGTCGAGCGCGTCGGCTTCGGCTGCCGCCCGGCGTCTTAGCCTCGGTTTGCCATTGCGCCAAACCGATCTACTCAGCTCGGATGATGATTCAAAAAACGGGGTAGGCTCCCCTACCTCTCCTACGGCAGCGGCGGCAGTAGCCGGTATACCCGGAGCAGCAGGTATGTCCCCTAGGACGCAATACCTGCAGAAGCGCCGGCAGCTGTTCCAGATAGGAGGTCGGGGGAGCGAACCAGGTTCCTTCACGTGGCCGCGCGGTATTGCCGTCGGCCCGGACAACAGTATCGTCGTGGCGGACTCGTCCAACCATCGCGTCCAGGTGTTCGACTCCAATGGTATCTTTGTCAAGGAGTTCGGCCAGTACGGTAACGGGGATGGCGAGTTTGACTGTTTGGCCGGTGTTGCGGTTAACCGTATCGGTCAGTTCATCATAGCCGATAG ATACAACCATCGGATTCAGGTGCTAGATCCGGCCGGTCGCTTTCTGCGATCGTTCGGCTCACAGGGCACCACCGATGGAAAATTCAACTACCCTTGGGGCATCACTACTGATGCGCTAGGGTTCATCTACGTTTGCGATAAGGAAAATCACAGAATTCAG GTATTCCAATCCGATGGATCATTTATTGGCAAGTTTGGCACCTGCGGCAAGGAAAAGGGTCAGCTCGAACATCCGCACTACATTGCCGTCTCGAACACGAACCGCGTCATCGTATCCGATTCGAACAATCATCGGGTTCAG aTTTTTGACGTCAACGGTCGCGTCCTGACAACGTTCGGTGGCGAAGGCTCGGAGGAAGGTCAATTTAAATTCCCAAG gGGTGTTGCGGTTGACGATCAGGGTTACATCTGTGTGGCCGATTCGGGCAACAACCGCATCCAGATCTTCCATCCGGACGGTAGCTTCCTGCGTGCGTTCGGTTCCTGGGGTTCCGGTGATGCGGAATTCAAGGGACTCGAGGGTGTCGCGATCATGTCGAACGGTAACATACTGGTGTGCGATCGCGAGAACCATCGTGTGCAGGTGTTTTAG